In the genome of Plasmodium yoelii strain 17X genome assembly, chromosome: 14, one region contains:
- a CDS encoding HSP20-like chaperone, putative, translating to MINIIYLIILLHIFIFGSSIQQKETPTVRWGQHSHKITLMVLIESISKQDVKFTENNIHISATNKHGEDVELSLDLLRPIIPEKCSYIHLERGLKLTIQKKSQEPCWKRLTKEKKLNFLIKDKSFGDPNDCEDAKHTWLLDYMFYKRKTNPIKQDEPNKKNDPVQNIIDNLKDSQSHFSIHEF from the exons atgataaacaTCATATACCTGATTATATTGTtacatattttcatatttggATCCTCAATACAAca AAAAGAAACCCCAACTGTTCGATGGGGACAGCATTCCCATAAAATTACTTTGATGGTTTTGATTGAATCAATTTCAAAGCAAGATGTTAAATTTACAGAAaa TAATATTCACATATCTGCTACAAATAAACACGGAGAAGACGTAGAATTAAGCTTAGATTTATTAAGGCCAATAATACCCGAg AAATGCTCTTATATTCATCTTGAGAGAGGATTAAAACTGACCATTCAGAAGAAGAGCCAA GAACCATGTTGGAAGCGTTTgacaaaagaaaaaaaacttaattttttaatcaaAGACAAAAGCTTTGGAGATCCCAATGA CTGTGAAGATGCAAAACATACATGGCTCTTGGACTACAT GTTTTacaaaagaaaaacaaaTCCTATCAAACAAGATGaaccaaataaaaaaaatgatccCGTTcaa aatataattGACAATTTGAAAGATTCACAGTCACATTTTTCTATACATGAGTTTTAA
- a CDS encoding thymidylate kinase, putative, which translates to MDNLNENINTNLKRGNFIVFEGVDRSGKSTQSKLFVEYLKNNNIQVQHLCFPNRETTIGKIITNYLKMESTFSNETIHLLFSANRWEMMDQIKNLLINGVWVICDRYAYSGVAYSSGALKLPKEWCMNPDKGLIKPDAVCYLNLPPTHAKNRSEYGKEIYEKFEIQKRIYEAYEHFSNEDYWINIDATKSIQEIHKTIVEEISKRCSSKKKQFEYLWS; encoded by the exons atggacaatttaaatgaaaatattaataccAATTTAAAAAGGGGAAATTTTATTGTATTTGAAGGGGTTGACAG ATCGGGAAAATCAACACAATCAAAACTGTTCGTTGAAtatctcaaaaacaacaaCATCCAAGTTCAGCATTTGTGTTTTCCAA aTAGGGAAACCACAATTGGAAAAATAATTactaattatttaaaaatggaaaGTACCTTTTCAAATGAAAcaattcatttattattttctgcAAACAGATGGGAAATgat GGATCAAATTAAAAATCTACTTATAAATGGGGTATGGGTTATATGTGATAGATACGCATATTCTGGAGTAGCATACTCATCTGGAGCCTTG AAATTGCCAAAAGAGTGGTGTATGAATCCAGATAAGGGTCTCATAAAACCTGATGCGGTTTGTTATTTGAACCTCCCCCCTACTCATGCAAAAAACAGATCGGAATATG GTAAAGAAATTTATGAAAAGTTCGAAATTCAAAAACGAATTTATGAAGCATATGAACATTTTTCTAATGAGGATTATTGGATAAACATAGATGCGACAAAAAGCATTCAA gaaatACATAAGACCATAGTTGAAGAAATTTCAAAAAGATGCTCctccaaaaaaaaacaatttgaatACTTATGGTCTTAA
- a CDS encoding coronin, putative: MVKDIPCIKNLYSDPWNTAFDDLQICTKITESCGIACSSEYIATPWQVQGGGVIGVIKLENMCRNPPVYKLKGHTSTILDIQFNPCYSEVIASSSEDMSIRIWEVCNKEDISEEIKNSLCVLKGHKKKVTIIDWNPLNYYILSSSGFDSNVNIWDIENEKKAFNINMPQKLTSLKWNSIGTLLSATCLNKKLHIIDPRQEKICTTFNGHSGGKCAKNIWIDGYSGNENYILSTGFSKNYMREMKLWDLKNISEPIYTISIDNASAPLLPHYDESIGIIYIIGKGDGNCRYYQHSEGVLRKINEYKSCLPFKSFGFIPKQACNIYKCEIGRIYKNENDKNIKPISFYVPRKNPNIFQKDLYPPIIMHDPNYSSKSWINGNNLEIKRININELTDDDIKIKKKFKSVPKSMDSILIGDPSLDKKSFIIRQFTKRFTFFKKNNNIEFNNDNNDDDDNNHNSSESSFNINDSYQNDENKKTRFFVKDKDDDNDENQNCMTSGRMKEECVQTETSEFNKIKNDNNSNKCLDTITCKKLFGKTN, from the exons ATGGTAAAGGATATTCCTTGTATCAAAAATTTGTATT cGGATCCATGGAATACTGCCTTTGATGATTTGCAAATCTGCACAAAGATTACTGAATCGTGTGGGATAGCATGTAGTTCTGAATATATAGCA accCCATGGCAAGTTCAAGGAGGAGGAGTAATAGGAGtaataaaattagaaaatatgTGCAGAAACCCACctgtatataaattaaaaggtCATACATCTACGATATTAGATATTCAATTTAATCCATGTTATAGTGAAGTTATTGCATCTAGTTCAGAAGATATGTCTATAAGAATTTGGGAAGTATGTAATAAAGAAGATATATccgaagaaataaaaaattcttTATGTGTATTAAAAggacataaaaaaaaagtaacaATAATTGATTGGAATccattaaattattatattttatcttCATCTGGTTTTGATtcaaatgtaaatatatgggatattgaaaatgaaaaaaaagcatttaatataaatatgccTCAAAAATTAACATCATTAAAATGGAATAGTATTGGTACATTATTAAGTGCAACatgtttaaataaaaaacttCATATAATAGATCCACGTcaagaaaaaatatgtacaacTTTTAATGGTCATAGTGGAGGAAAATgtgcaaaaaatatatggataGATGGATATAGTggaaatgaaaattatatattaagtacaggtttttctaaaaattatatgagaGAAATGAAATTATGGgatcttaaaaatatatcagaacctatatatacaatttctATAGATAATGCATCTGCTCCTTTATTACCACATTATGATGAAAGTATaggaattatatatataattggtAAAGGAGATGGAAATTGTAGATATTATCAACATTCCGAAGGAgttttaagaaaaataaatgaatacaaATCATGTTTaccatttaaatcatttggCTTTATACCTAAACAAgcatgtaatatatataaatgtgaaattggtagaatatataaaaatgaaaatgataaaaatattaaaccCATATCATTTTATGTACCAAGAAAAAATccaaatatatttcaaaaagATTTATACCCTCCTATAATTATGCATGATCCTAATTATAGTTCTAAAAGTTGGATAAATGGTAATAATTTAGAAATTAAgagaataaatattaatgaattaacagatgatgatataaaaattaaaaaaaaatttaagagTGTACCAAAATCTATGGATAGTATACTTATTGGAGATCCTAGTTTAGATAAAaaaagttttattattagACAATTTACTAAAAGATTTacgttttttaaaaaaaataataacattgaatttaacaatgataataatgatgatgatgataataatcaTAACAGTTCTGAGTCCtcatttaatattaatgattcttatcaaaatgacgaaaataaaaaaacaagattttttgttaaagataaagatgatgataatgatgaaaatcaAAATTGTATGACTAGTGGTAGAATGAAAGAGGAATGTGTTCAAACTGAAACATCTgaatttaacaaaattaaaaatgataataattcaaataaatgTTTAGATACTATAACATGTAAAAAGCTATTTGGTAAAActaattaa